One genomic region from bacterium encodes:
- the aroC gene encoding chorismate synthase encodes MSSSTGQLFRISTFGESHGGAVGVVVDGCPPRLEISEEEIQQELDRRRPGQNRFTTPRQEEDRVEIVSGLFEGRTLGTPIAMIVRNKDARPSAYEEMKDVYRPSHADYTYEAKFGIRNWQGGGRASARETIGRVAAGALARKLLREHCGVEVVGWVQQVHDVEAKVDVDGVALSDIEASLVRCPDTSASAEIEKRIDAARDRGDSLGGVVECVARGVPAGLGEPVFDKLEADLAKAMMSLPASKGFEIGSGFGGTRLTGSEHNDPFVPGEDGRPHTTTNRSGGVQGGISNGEPIQVRVAFKPTATIRIEQDTVDRDGNATRLSATGRHDPCVLPRAVPMVEAMVCLVLADHWLRQRAQNPG; translated from the coding sequence ATGAGCAGCTCAACCGGCCAACTCTTCCGTATCTCCACGTTCGGAGAATCACATGGTGGCGCCGTCGGCGTCGTGGTCGACGGCTGCCCGCCGCGCCTGGAGATCTCCGAAGAGGAGATCCAACAGGAGCTCGACCGGCGCAGGCCGGGCCAGAACCGATTCACCACACCGCGCCAGGAAGAAGATCGGGTCGAGATCGTGTCGGGCCTCTTCGAGGGACGAACCCTCGGCACGCCGATCGCGATGATCGTGCGCAACAAGGACGCGCGGCCCTCCGCCTACGAGGAGATGAAGGACGTCTACCGTCCCTCCCATGCGGACTACACCTATGAAGCCAAGTTCGGCATCCGCAACTGGCAGGGAGGTGGCCGAGCCAGCGCGAGAGAGACGATCGGCCGGGTCGCTGCCGGCGCCCTGGCCCGCAAGCTCCTGCGCGAGCATTGTGGCGTGGAAGTGGTCGGGTGGGTTCAACAGGTCCACGATGTCGAGGCGAAAGTGGATGTGGACGGCGTCGCCCTGTCCGATATCGAAGCCAGCCTGGTGCGTTGCCCCGACACCTCGGCATCCGCTGAAATCGAGAAGCGCATCGACGCGGCGCGAGATCGGGGAGATTCCCTCGGTGGTGTGGTCGAATGTGTCGCACGCGGTGTTCCAGCGGGGCTCGGTGAACCCGTCTTCGACAAACTCGAGGCCGATCTCGCCAAGGCCATGATGTCTCTTCCGGCTTCGAAGGGCTTCGAGATCGGAAGCGGCTTCGGCGGAACGCGGCTCACGGGAAGCGAGCACAACGACCCGTTCGTCCCGGGAGAGGATGGACGCCCGCACACGACGACGAATCGATCCGGCGGCGTGCAGGGCGGCATCAGCAACGGCGAGCCGATCCAGGTGCGCGTCGCATTCAAGCCGACGGCGACCATCCGCATCGAACAAGACACGGTCGATCGCGACGGAAATGCCACCAGGCTCTCCGCGACCGGACGCCACGATCCGTGCGTCCTCCCCCGTGCGGTGCCGATGGTCGAGGCCATGGTATGCCTCGTCCTGGCGGACCATTGGCTACGCCAGCGAGCCCAGAACCCGGGCTGA
- a CDS encoding Smr/MutS family protein, whose amino-acid sequence MSFDIERRGERVVGLANGIDRAHRERLSRGEVEIDVELDLHGLGEQDARALVRAAVEEAYQEGERCLLVIHERGKGSEFGSVLREGLPEWLTTPPAGRRVMAFATALPRDGGSGASYVLLRRKRSR is encoded by the coding sequence ATGAGCTTCGACATCGAGCGCCGGGGTGAGCGCGTGGTCGGGCTTGCGAACGGCATCGATCGGGCTCATCGCGAAAGGCTCTCCCGGGGTGAAGTGGAGATCGACGTAGAGCTCGATCTCCACGGGCTTGGCGAGCAGGATGCCCGCGCATTGGTACGCGCCGCGGTCGAAGAGGCCTACCAGGAGGGAGAGCGCTGCTTGCTGGTGATCCATGAGCGCGGCAAGGGCTCCGAATTCGGCTCCGTCCTGAGGGAGGGCCTTCCGGAATGGCTCACGACACCACCCGCCGGACGCCGCGTGATGGCCTTCGCCACGGCCCTGCCTCGAGACGGCGGCAGCGGGGCCAGCTACGTGCTGCTGCGACGCAAGAGGAGCAGATAG